DNA from Candidatus Poribacteria bacterium:
AAAACCCTTAGGTCGCTCACACAGGGTAGAGCCAATTACGCTATGGAGTTTTCACACTATAACGAAGTCCCCACGAGTGTAATGGAGGACTTAATTTCATCAGCGAATCGTTAAGTAATTGTGAAGTGTCCGAACTGTGGGAGTGTTCTCACTTCCCATAAGCGGACACAAGATTTAGTTAAAAGGTGTGTTCGGACGCCAAAACGTTTGAACATCTCATAGAAACGGGGATGCGCAGTTTTAAGGCAGAGATCGTAAGCCTATAGTGGAAATACTGTAAACCGCGCCTACAATGCCCGCAACAATAAACTTTTAGTGGAGCTCGGAAAAAATGGCTAAGGAAACATTTGAAAGGACGAAGCCACACGTTAATGTTGGAACAATCGGCCACGTTGACCACGGTAAGACAACGTTGACAGCAGCAATTACTATGGTGCTCTCAAAGCTTGCCGATACCGATTACGTTATGGAATATGACGAAATCGACAAGGCACCTGAAGAAAAAGAGCGTGGCATTACCATTAACACAGCACACGTTGAATATGAAACCGAGAATCGGCATTACGCACACGTGGATTGCCCCGGACACGCCGACTATATCAAGAATATGATTACTGGTGCGGCACAGATGGATGGCGCAATTCTTGTTGTATCCGCTGCTGACGGTCCTATGCCTCAGACGCGTGAGCACGTGCTACTTGCGCGGCAGGTGAACGTACCATCTCTTGTCGTTTTTCTGAATAAAGCAGATATGGTTGATGACGAAGAACTGCTTGAACTCGTTGAATTGGAAGTCCGCGAATTACTCAGCGATTATGACTTCCCTGGTGACGATATTCCTATCGTCATAGGTTCCGCTCTTGAAGCGATGGAATCCGGCGGCGATCCCGAAAGTGACGCATGTGCCCCAATTCTTGAACTCATGGCAGCTGTTGATGAGTACATTCCAGAACCCGTGCGTGACACTGACCGCCCCTTCCTGATGCCGATTGAAGATATCTTCACCATCAGTGGACGTGGCACCGTTGTTACGGGACGTGTGGAGCGTGGTACCGTTGAAATCGGAAACACGGTTGAAATCGTCGGTCTGCGCGAAACGCAAGATACCGTGGTCACTGGTGTTGAGATGTTTAAGAAAAGCCTCGACGAAGGTCAAGCTGGGGACAATCTCGGTGCGCTGCTACGTGGTGTTGAGCGTGATGAAGTCGAACGCGGACAAGTCTTAGCAGTCCCCGGGACCGTTACGCCGCATACCCAATTTGAAGCCGAAGCCTACATTCTCACAAAAGAGGAAGGTGGACGTTGGAATCCGTTCTTTAGCGGATACAGACCGCAGTTCTATTTCCGGACAACCGACGTAACTGGAGAGATGAATCTCCCCGAAGGCATCGAAATGATTATGCCTGGCGACAACGCACAGATCACCGTAAAGCTTTCCAAACCAATCGCGATGGAAGAACAACTCCGATTCGCGATTAGAGAAGGTGGACAAACCGTCGGTGCCGGTGTTGTCTCCAAAATCATTGAATAAAACGTTTAGGGCAGGACTCACGTCCTGCCCTTTTAATGCTATCAAGACAGAGCGTTCGATATGTAAAACAACGGAAACACTCTGTTTGATAAAGGCGATACGAAAAGATGGACAATCAAAAGATTCGCATCCGGCTCAAGGCATTTGACTATCGGTTGTTAGACCTGTCGTCAAAGCAGATAGCAGAAACTGCGAAACGCACGGGCGCAGCTGTCTCTGGTCCGATTCCATTGCCGACGAAAAAGCATATCTACACCGTTCAACGTTCAACGTTTAAAGACAAGAAGTCGCGTGAACAATTTGAGATGCGGATTCATAAACGTCTGCTGGATATCTTAGAGACGACACCTAAAACTGTTGATGCTTTAATGCGTTTGGACCTGCCCGCAGGTGTCGATGTCAAAATTACACTATTGTAGTTGGAGAAATGATTGTTCTCCACTCCGGCGGTTTGGAAATTACAGCACGCGCACCAGAAAACGCGAACAGCTGGAAGATTTGCAAATCCTAAAGGAGGAGAGCGAAAGAAAATGGTTAACGGAATTATTGGCCGCAAAGTCGGTATGACACAAATCTTTGAGGATTCAGGAGAAGCCGTGCCTGTTACCGTCATTGAAGCAGGTCCTTGTCCAATTGTTCAACTCAAAACGCAAGAAAAAGACGGATACCAAGCGGTTCAGTTGGGTTTCGGAGAACGGAAGGAGAACCGCGTGAATAGTCCTAAGCGTGGGCATTTCACCAAAGCCGAAGTTGACCCAACTTTTGTGCTTCGGGAGTTTCGTGTGCAGAGTCTCGAAGACGTGTCCGTAGGGAGTGTTGTTGATGCCAGTGTCTTTTCAGAAGGTGAACTCGTTGATGTGACAGGTACCTCAAAAGGACGAGGTTTCACTGGTGTGGTAAAACGCTGGAAATTCGCCGGTGGTAAGAAGAGCCACGGGGGTGAGCAAGACCTTCGCCGTCCCGGTTCCATTGGTGCAAGCGCGACACCCTCACGAGTCTTCAAAGGGAAACGGATGGCTGGACGTTCCGGTGCCAAACGCCATACTATCCAAAACTTACCAGTGATTCAAGCCGATCCCGAACGCAACTTATTGGTAGTAAAAGGGGCTGTTCCTGGACCACCCAACGGTTTGCTTCTGATTAGAAAGGCATCTAAAGCACTGAGTGCTATGTAGGCAATCTCCACCAAACAGATTGTCAAGAGGAAAATATGTCAACTTTAACTGTACACAACAGGTCCGGAGCCGTCCTGCACGAAAAGGAATTAGCCGATGCATTTACCAATGCTGAGGTGAATGGCCCTGTTATTCACCAGTGTGTCGTTGCCTATCTCGCCAATCAGCGCCAAGGGACTGCATCGACAAAAACCCGGAGTGAAGTAAAAGGCAGTGGGCGAAAACTCTACCGTCAAAAGGGAACTGGCAGGGCTCGTGTCGGACATGCCAAGTCTCCAATTCGAGTACACGGCGGTGTCGCGTTCGGACCGAAGCCGCGCAGTTACCGGCAATACACACCGAAACGGATTCGTCGGCTTGGACTCCATAGCGCACTTGCAGACAGGTTTCAGAATCAGCAGTGCATTCTTGTTGAAGATTTCACACTTGAACGACCGCGAACTAAGGACATTATCAATATGTTAAAGGCGGTGAATGCGGAAGGGAAAGTGTTGCTGGTTCTCAATGAACACGACACGAACATCCACCTCTCTGTAAGGAACATTCCGCAAGTTAATAGCTGCACGTGGAATAATCTCAACGTTTATCAGGTTATGTGGCATGATACACTGATAATCACAGAAAATGCTGCTGAGAAACTGGAATCCAAATTTGTCAGCATTAGTTCAGATGCAGAAGGATAAGGCTGATGAAAGATGCATATCAGATTATATTACAACCGCTGATCACTGAGAAAAGTACAATACTCCGCGAGGGTAACAAGTACGCGTTTGTCGTTGATCGCGGTGCGACGAAACCACAAATTCGGCGAGCTGCGGAAGAGTTATTCGATATTGAAGGAGATATTCTCAAAGTTCGTACGATGCGCATCCGCGGCAAACCCAAAGGTAAAATGTTGCGTTATCAACGCGGTAGAAAACCGAATTGGAAGAAAGCAATTATTACGCTAAGAGAAGGGGCAACTATCCAAGCCTTTGAAACTATATAGGAATAGCAGTCAGCAATCAGCAGTCAGCAAAGAAGTTTCCCGCCTGCGGGTGAACCTCTTGTATCTGAAGGCTGAAAGGGTTTTCGTAGAAAACCCGCCCTGACGGCTAACGGCTATTAAAAGAGGAAATCAGAGTGCCTAAAACTTATTCACCGATAACCCCAAGTCGCCGGTTTATGACTGGGTATACCTTTGAAGAGATTACACGGAGCAAACCGGAAAAGTCTCTCGTCAAGGGCATGAAGCAGAAAGCAGGTCGAAACGCCAGTGGTCGTATGACTGTGAGACGTCGCGGTGGCGGACATAAACGCCGATACAGGGTTATTGACTTCAAACGAGACAAGTTTGGAATCCCTGCTAAAGTTGCCTCAATTGAATACGATCCGAACCGGTCAGCACATATAGCACTGCTACACTATGTTGACGGCGAAAAACGCTACATTCTCGCGCCTGTTGGTATTCAGGTTGGCGACATGTTAAGTTCAGGTACGGACGCAGAAATTCGCGTCGGTAATGCTTTACCGCTCGAAAACATTCCGCTCGGCTCCTCAATCCATAACATAGAGATGCGCCCTGGCAAAGGTGGACAACTGGTACGGAGTGCTGGCGGTTCTGCGCAATTGGTTGACAGAGAAGGAAAATACGCGCGTATCCGACTTCCGTCAGGCGAGATTCGGCTTGTCCCGGTGAAAGCAATGGCAACACTTGGACAGGTCGGCAACGTTAGCCAGATCGTCATCGGTAAAGCGGGCCGCTCAAGATGGCTCGGAAAACGACCGAAAGTGCGAGGCGTGGCGATGAATCCCATTGATCATCCACATGGCGGTGGAGAAGGAAAGAGCTCCGGTGGTAGACATCCAGTTACCCCTTGGGGTGTTCCAACGAAGGGGTATAAGACCCGAAATCCGAAGAAGAAATCGGGCCGCTATATTGTCGGAAGACGGAAATAATCTTTTTCGTAATGCCCTGTTCGGTACAGGTTTAATCTTTACAAGATAGAGGAGAAACATAATGGCGCGTTCTCTCAAAAAGGGACCTTACATAGACCCCAAACTTGCTAAAAAAATAGATGCTATGGAACGTTCTGGCAGCAAAAGGGTGATTCGGACCTGGTCTCGCCGTTCAATGATTACCCCTGAGTTGGTAGGACACACTTTGGCGATTTATAACGGAAAAAAATTCTTTCCTGTCTACATTACAGAGAACATGGTAGGACACAAACTCGGGGAATTCTCGCCGACTCGCACCTTCCGCTCTCATGCTGGTGGCGGTGGTGCCAGAGCATAGTTTTGTGATAGTCTTCATCGCAGATTGAGGCACCCTATATTTGGATGTCTTGCATGAATCACGATGAAATCAGCCAATTGCTTTTATTAGGAGACACTGATGGAAGCCAGATCTAAGATTAGGAACGCGTCGGTTGCGCCACGGAAAGCCCGCTTAGTAGCCGATCTCGTCCGTAATCAGTACGTTGAGGATGCGTTAAGTCAGCTGCGCTTTACGCATAAAGCCGCGTCCCCTATAATTTACAAACTGATTCAGTCGGCAGCTGCGAATGCGCAATATCAGGATCCGAACATTGATATCACAAACTTATACGTCAAAGAGATTCGGGTTGATGAAGGGATTACGCGGAAATGGATACGTCCCCGGGCGCGAGGCATGGCAAATAGAATTCTAAAACGCAGTAGCCATATCGTCGTTGTTGTTGATGAGGAAAGTACTGAAAATGGTGAGTAACAAGCACACGCTTACAAAGCACCGACAGCAACATCGCGAACGGGAAAGAGTTTGACAGGAGGTTCGTGTGGGACAAAAAACTCACCCACGTGGATTACGCTTAGGAATCATTGAGACGTGGGATTCAAAGTGGTACAGTGAACGGGATTACGCCAAGTGGCTCCACGAAGATTTTAAAATTCAGGAATTTGTCAAAGAGCAACTTGCGCGCGCCGGTATTTCGCGCGTTGAAGTTGAACGCGTCGCTGACCGCTGCAGCATTAACATCCATACAGCACGCCCAGGTATCGTGATTGGTCGTCGCGGCGCAGAAGCCGAGAAGCTACAAGCACTCATCGAAAAAGAGGTGGGTTGTCCTGTCCGGATTAATGTCTCGGAAATCAGAGAACCAGAATTAGATGCCCAACTCGTAGCAGAAGATGTTGCCACACAAATAGAACGTCGTGCTGGCTTTAAACAAGCGATGCGGCGGAAAATTTCAGGTTCAATACAAGCTGGAGCATTGGGCGTTAAAATCATGGTGAGCGGTAGGTTAGACGGTAAGGAAATTGCTCGTGCCGAGTCCAGCATCGAAGGACGGGTACCTCTTCACACACTCCGAGCCGATGTTGACTACGGATTTACGGAAGCAAACACGACATACGGTAAGATCGGTGTCAAAACGTGGATTTTTAAAGGCGAAATTATTGGAGTTCCGGATAAACTAAAAGGTGAACCGTCTGTTCGTCGTCAATCTGGACGACGCGAAGACACAGGTTCACAACGTCCCGAACGCCGCCGTGGTGACAGACGTTCCGGGCAATCCGGCGAACAGGGCAGAGGCAGAGGTCGTCGCCGGCAACGCCGGGGTGCTGGGGGTTCCGAGAATCGTTGATAACCGCATTTACAGATTTTTAAGGAGGCATTTAAATGTTAATGCCGAAACGTGTGATGCGCCGCTACGTGCATCGCGGAAAACGCCGTGGAAAGCCGCTCCGAGGTTCAAGGATTAACTTTGGTGAGTACGGCTTGCAAGCGATGGAAGCTGGTTGGATTACCAGTAACCAGATTGAATCGGCGCGTGTCGCTATTACGCGGTATGTACGCCGTGGTGGGAAACTTTGGATTAAAATTTTTCCACATAAACCACTCAGTAAACAACCTGCTGAAACGCGCATGGGTAAAGGTAAAAAGGGACCCCCTGAACATTGGGTCGCTGTTGTTAAACCCGGTAGAGTCCTTTACGAATTAAGCGGCGTTTCGCTTGAAGATGCAAAAGGGGCGATGGAACGAGCCGCCCACAAATTGCCAATCAAAACTAAGTTCGTTGCACGGAATGAGTAATTTCGATTTTTTAATTGATTGCTCCTGGGCTGCCCGCCATTACATTTCGGGCAGGTTTCTGGTCTAACTCGCGCGGGATGAGTCCGCTAAAACCCCTTGTACTTAACCAGAAACCATCGTGAGATGAAGTGGAACAATGTCCAGATTCTAATAGTTAAAAAATTTGACAACACTCAGGGAGATTCGGAAAAATGAAAGCGGATGAATTACGAGGAAAAACAACCGAAGAATTAGAAGGTGAACTGAAGGCTCTGAAAGAGAATTTGTTTAACCAGAAATTCCGAAATATCTTAGGACAACAAGAGGACACAACGCTCATTGGAAAGATCCGGAAGGACATTGCACGTGTGAAAACTGTCCTACAGTCCCGTTCAGAGTAATGGAACTTATAGGGCAAGGTTGCATGCCTCAGCACGATTCCGTTTCATCAAATTTGTACGGTGTGCTTACAAAACGCACTCTAAATTGATTTTGACTGGTTTGGAGGATAAAGTTGAACGAGGAAAGACGAAAACATCGAAAATCTCGGACAGGTCTTGTTACGAGTAACAGTATGGACAAAACTGTCGCAGTGTCACTTGTTCGGCGCTATCAACATCCCCTTTACAAAAAGGTAGTCCGGAAAACGAAAAAGGTTCTGGCTCACGACGAGCAGAATAGTTGTAACGTCGGTGACGTGGTGCAGGTTGTCGAAACCCGACCACTGAGTCGTCATAAAAGGTGGCGGGTCCAAGCGATAGTCAGCTCAGTACAGCCCGCAAACGATTAATAAGAAGTGCCGCTTAACAGTCCGCGTGGTCTCTAACCAGTATGTAGAACAAACAGCGTAGCAACGTGGATCACACAGCACTTGAGAAGAAAGGGTTTCATCTCCACTCTGGCGTTTCCAAACAAACCGCTTTGAAAACGATAGAGGAGAATACAAAAATGGTGCAATCATATACTCGATTAACCTGTGCTGATAATACTGGCGCAAGGCAATTAATGTGCATTAGTGTGCTTGGTGGAACGCGTCGCCGCTATGCACGCGTAGGCGACGTAATCGTAGCAAGCATTAAGGAAGCGACACCTAATACACAGGTAAGAGCCGGTGAAGTTGTTCGCGCAGTCGTCGTCCGTACGACCAAAGAATATCGACGCGCAGACGGTTCCTACATTAAATTCGACCAGAATGCTGCGGTTCTCATTGACCCGCAGAATCAGCCGCGTGGCACCCGAATCTTCGGACCGGTCGCGCGTGAACTCAGGGAAAAGGAGTTCACCCGAATTGTCTCGCTCGCACCTGAGGTTATTTAGGAGGACGATTGTGGCAAAGCAAAAACTACATATCAAGAAGAATGATACAGTGGTAGTTCTCAGTGGGCAAGACCGAGGTAAAGAAGGCGTTGTTTTAGAGGTGTTCCCAAAGAAACAGCGGGCAATTGTTGAAGGTGTTCATATACTCACACGGCACCTCCGACCAAACCAAGCGGGACAAGGTGGTATTGTTGAACGCGAAGGCACCATTCACGTTTCTAACCTCAAAAAGGTTGATGCCTAAACCGGAACAGATCACTCCAGACACCGCAGAAGAGGGGCATTGCAAAGGCACCCTTCATGGAATATACGATTTCTATAGGATACAAGGCTTATGAGCCCATTCAAAGAATTTTATCAATCGGAAGTCATCCCCGCGCTGCAAAATCACTTTAATTATTCAAATGTGATGCAGATTCCGAAATTAGACAAGGTTACACTGAATATCGGTGTTGGTGCAGCAGTTCAGACCCCAAACGTACTGGAAGATGCCGTTGAGGAATTGAGTCTAATTGCGGGGCAACGAGCAGTTATCACCCGTGCCAAAAAGTCGATCTCTGCCTTCAAAATCAGAGGTCCATCAAAGTTAGGACGTACACCGGGCATGGCTATTGGGTGTAAGGTTACACTCCGGCAGCAAAGGATGTATGAGTTCCTCAATCGCCTGATTAACGTCGTACTCCCTCAAATTCGGGACTTTCGTGGTGTATCGCCGGACTCTTTTGACGGTCGCGGTAATTACTCCCTCGGTCTTACCGAGCAGTTAATCTTTCCCGAAATTGAGTACGACAAGATTAACGATATCCGCGGGATGAACGTAACTATTGTTACCACCGCCCCAACAGACGAAGAAGGCCGCGAGTTGCTAAGACTGTTTGGGATGCCGTTTCGGCAATAGATTTAGTGTGCCGAGGTTTGGTTAAATTCGCAAACAACCACGCAGGCTTCCGTTTATCCGCAGCTAACTTCCAACATCCGTACACATTACGGGTAAGTAAGGAAAGGAGCATCTAAATTGGCAAGTAAATCATGGATTGCCAAACAGAAAAGAA
Protein-coding regions in this window:
- the rpsJ gene encoding 30S ribosomal protein S10, whose protein sequence is MDNQKIRIRLKAFDYRLLDLSSKQIAETAKRTGAAVSGPIPLPTKKHIYTVQRSTFKDKKSREQFEMRIHKRLLDILETTPKTVDALMRLDLPAGVDVKITLL
- the rpsC gene encoding 30S ribosomal protein S3 translates to MGQKTHPRGLRLGIIETWDSKWYSERDYAKWLHEDFKIQEFVKEQLARAGISRVEVERVADRCSINIHTARPGIVIGRRGAEAEKLQALIEKEVGCPVRINVSEIREPELDAQLVAEDVATQIERRAGFKQAMRRKISGSIQAGALGVKIMVSGRLDGKEIARAESSIEGRVPLHTLRADVDYGFTEANTTYGKIGVKTWIFKGEIIGVPDKLKGEPSVRRQSGRREDTGSQRPERRRGDRRSGQSGEQGRGRGRRRQRRGAGGSENR
- the rpmC gene encoding 50S ribosomal protein L29, whose protein sequence is MKADELRGKTTEELEGELKALKENLFNQKFRNILGQQEDTTLIGKIRKDIARVKTVLQSRSE
- the rplW gene encoding 50S ribosomal protein L23, with amino-acid sequence MKDAYQIILQPLITEKSTILREGNKYAFVVDRGATKPQIRRAAEELFDIEGDILKVRTMRIRGKPKGKMLRYQRGRKPNWKKAIITLREGATIQAFETI
- the rplC gene encoding 50S ribosomal protein L3 produces the protein MVNGIIGRKVGMTQIFEDSGEAVPVTVIEAGPCPIVQLKTQEKDGYQAVQLGFGERKENRVNSPKRGHFTKAEVDPTFVLREFRVQSLEDVSVGSVVDASVFSEGELVDVTGTSKGRGFTGVVKRWKFAGGKKSHGGEQDLRRPGSIGASATPSRVFKGKRMAGRSGAKRHTIQNLPVIQADPERNLLVVKGAVPGPPNGLLLIRKASKALSAM
- the rplV gene encoding 50S ribosomal protein L22 — its product is MEARSKIRNASVAPRKARLVADLVRNQYVEDALSQLRFTHKAASPIIYKLIQSAAANAQYQDPNIDITNLYVKEIRVDEGITRKWIRPRARGMANRILKRSSHIVVVVDEESTENGE
- the rplB gene encoding 50S ribosomal protein L2, producing the protein MPKTYSPITPSRRFMTGYTFEEITRSKPEKSLVKGMKQKAGRNASGRMTVRRRGGGHKRRYRVIDFKRDKFGIPAKVASIEYDPNRSAHIALLHYVDGEKRYILAPVGIQVGDMLSSGTDAEIRVGNALPLENIPLGSSIHNIEMRPGKGGQLVRSAGGSAQLVDREGKYARIRLPSGEIRLVPVKAMATLGQVGNVSQIVIGKAGRSRWLGKRPKVRGVAMNPIDHPHGGGEGKSSGGRHPVTPWGVPTKGYKTRNPKKKSGRYIVGRRK
- the rpsS gene encoding 30S ribosomal protein S19, producing MARSLKKGPYIDPKLAKKIDAMERSGSKRVIRTWSRRSMITPELVGHTLAIYNGKKFFPVYITENMVGHKLGEFSPTRTFRSHAGGGGARA
- the rpsQ gene encoding 30S ribosomal protein S17, whose translation is MNEERRKHRKSRTGLVTSNSMDKTVAVSLVRRYQHPLYKKVVRKTKKVLAHDEQNSCNVGDVVQVVETRPLSRHKRWRVQAIVSSVQPAND
- the tuf gene encoding elongation factor Tu, which encodes MAKETFERTKPHVNVGTIGHVDHGKTTLTAAITMVLSKLADTDYVMEYDEIDKAPEEKERGITINTAHVEYETENRHYAHVDCPGHADYIKNMITGAAQMDGAILVVSAADGPMPQTREHVLLARQVNVPSLVVFLNKADMVDDEELLELVELEVRELLSDYDFPGDDIPIVIGSALEAMESGGDPESDACAPILELMAAVDEYIPEPVRDTDRPFLMPIEDIFTISGRGTVVTGRVERGTVEIGNTVEIVGLRETQDTVVTGVEMFKKSLDEGQAGDNLGALLRGVERDEVERGQVLAVPGTVTPHTQFEAEAYILTKEEGGRWNPFFSGYRPQFYFRTTDVTGEMNLPEGIEMIMPGDNAQITVKLSKPIAMEEQLRFAIREGGQTVGAGVVSKIIE
- the rplP gene encoding 50S ribosomal protein L16, giving the protein MLMPKRVMRRYVHRGKRRGKPLRGSRINFGEYGLQAMEAGWITSNQIESARVAITRYVRRGGKLWIKIFPHKPLSKQPAETRMGKGKKGPPEHWVAVVKPGRVLYELSGVSLEDAKGAMERAAHKLPIKTKFVARNE
- a CDS encoding 50S ribosomal protein L24, yielding MAKQKLHIKKNDTVVVLSGQDRGKEGVVLEVFPKKQRAIVEGVHILTRHLRPNQAGQGGIVEREGTIHVSNLKKVDA
- the rplE gene encoding 50S ribosomal protein L5; protein product: MSPFKEFYQSEVIPALQNHFNYSNVMQIPKLDKVTLNIGVGAAVQTPNVLEDAVEELSLIAGQRAVITRAKKSISAFKIRGPSKLGRTPGMAIGCKVTLRQQRMYEFLNRLINVVLPQIRDFRGVSPDSFDGRGNYSLGLTEQLIFPEIEYDKINDIRGMNVTIVTTAPTDEEGRELLRLFGMPFRQ
- the rplN gene encoding 50S ribosomal protein L14; the protein is MVQSYTRLTCADNTGARQLMCISVLGGTRRRYARVGDVIVASIKEATPNTQVRAGEVVRAVVVRTTKEYRRADGSYIKFDQNAAVLIDPQNQPRGTRIFGPVARELREKEFTRIVSLAPEVI
- the rplD gene encoding 50S ribosomal protein L4 — protein: MSTLTVHNRSGAVLHEKELADAFTNAEVNGPVIHQCVVAYLANQRQGTASTKTRSEVKGSGRKLYRQKGTGRARVGHAKSPIRVHGGVAFGPKPRSYRQYTPKRIRRLGLHSALADRFQNQQCILVEDFTLERPRTKDIINMLKAVNAEGKVLLVLNEHDTNIHLSVRNIPQVNSCTWNNLNVYQVMWHDTLIITENAAEKLESKFVSISSDAEG